The following are encoded together in the Bactrocera neohumeralis isolate Rockhampton chromosome 6, APGP_CSIRO_Bneo_wtdbg2-racon-allhic-juicebox.fasta_v2, whole genome shotgun sequence genome:
- the LOC126761014 gene encoding regulator of MON1-CCZ1 complex yields METLHYIELSKCPIRFDAASQLTNVFFDDSNCQIFAVRSGGATGVIVKGPTEDSVISFCMNDRGTIRSIKFSPDNKILAVQRRENAVEFICFQGEQPLLQESIVHQIKALVYGFVWVHTREVAIISNSSIEIFTVIPEKRQLRAVKSLNIGIKWFAWCTVSNIALICSTDNNSLVPILIKQKSITKLPKLEMGNTNSEVQESKVTLGQVYGTMAVFLLQANPEGMMEVEVYLLNGPGLAPRKCHVLRLGHVGRFAINTVDNLIVVHHQASATSLLFDIALSGEQANGVTYHTPITPGRSIRPFALKLPSLSPDGQTMQCELYSMHWVLFQPNIVIDAKLGCMWYLNLNVEQLCTLISDRIRLTEFLLQRTSGKQALLKIVHQMVDEQYNGTLLPVLETIFNKINKVYASWVQLELQTQTAQPSNVKTTIKLPPAPKVLIEQQDMFQYVFQLISERANTETILILYLYSLNKHSIAAQEDLSKMIISELIRNRSFDTLRHLVSYSLLLESKPIACFLLSHSDVDPAISQIALDMLSKIEAHDIIIEVLLGQGKVVDALRLARNSMNNDSISARKFLEAAQKAKDDLVFHSVFKYFQLRNLRQRGTMDFLKSEQCAEFVQYYSNLYPKELSS; encoded by the exons atggAAACACTCCATTATATTGAACTGTCCAAATGTCCGATACGATTTGACGCAGCCAGCCAAttaacaaatgtattttttgatgACTCCAATTGCCAG atttttgctGTGCGTAGTGGTGGCGCAACTGGTGTGATAGTTAAGGGCCCAACAGAGGATTCAGTTATATCATTCTGTATGAATGATCGTGGTACTATtcgttccattaaattttcgcCAGACAATAAAATATTGGCAGTACAACGTCGAGAAAATGCTGTGGAATTCATTTGCTTCCAAGGAGAGCAGCCGTTACTACAAGAAAGTATTGTTCATCAAATTAAAGCACTCGTATATGGTTTCGTATGGGTTCATACGCGCGAGGTTGCAATAATTTCAAATAGTAGCATAGAGATCTTCACCGTTATACCAGAAAAGCGACAATTGCGTGCTGTAAAGTCTTTGAATATTGGCATCAAATGGTTTGCTTGGTGTACTGTATCTAATATTGCTCTGATTTGTTCAACAGACAACAATTCTTTGGTACCAATATTAATCAAACAAAAGTCTATAACAAAGCTACCAAAGCTGGAAA TGGGCAATACTAATAGTGAAGTTCAGGAGAGTAAAGTAACGCTGGGGCAAGTATACGGCACAATGGCGGTGTTCCTGCTACAAGCAAACCCGGAAGGTATGATGGAAGTCGAAGTGTACCTACTTAATGGACCCGGCTTAGCACCACGCAAATGTCATGTACTTAGGCTTGGCCATGTTGGACGATTTGCAATCAATACTGTAGATAACTTAATAGTTGTACACCATCAGGCTTCAGCTACCTCACTTTTATTTGATATTGCTTTAAGTGGTGAGCAAGCAAATGGTGTCACATATCACACTCCCATTACGCCAGGACGATCGATTCGCCCGTTTGCGCTGAAATTACCAAGTTTATCGCCGGACGGACAAACAATGCAATGCGAATTGT ATTCTATGCATTGGGTGCTATTCCAACCGAATATTGTAATTGATGCCAAGCTCGGTTGTATGTGGTATTTAAATCTTAACGTAGAACAACTTTGTACACTTATATCTGACCGCATACGGCTCACAGAGTTCTTGCTGCAGCGTACAAGTGGCAAACAGgcacttttaaaaatagtgCATCAAATGGTAGACGAACAATACAACGGCACACTGTTGCCTGTGCTGGAgaccatttttaataaaatcaataaggTTTATGC CTCATGGGTGCAATTAGAACTCCAAACGCAAACTGCCCAACCGTCAAATGTAAAAACAACTATAAAACTGCCACCTGCTCCGAAAGTGCTCATCGAACAACAGGATATGTTCCAATACGTCTTCCAGCTTATAAGTGAGCGCGCAAATACCGAAACGATATTAATTCTCTATTTATACTCTTTGAACAAACATAGTATCGCCGCGCAAGAAGATCTTAGCAAGATGATTATAAGTGAACTTATACGCAATCGCAGCTTTGATACATTGCGGCATTTAGTCAGTTACTCACTGTTGTTGGAGTCAAAACCAATCGCGTGTTTTTTGCTTTCACATTCCGATGTTGATCCGGCTATTTCGCAAATAGCGCTCGACATGTTGAGTAAGATCGAAGCGCAtgat ATAATAATCGAGGTGCTCTTGGGTCAAGGTAAAGTGGTGGATGCCCTACGATTGGCACGCAATTCGATGAACAATGATAGCATATCGGCGCGCAAATTCCTCGAAGCAGCGCAAAAGGCTAAGGATGATTTAGTTTTCCATAGTGTTTTTAAATACTTCCAATTGCGTAATCTGCGCCAACGTGGCACAATGGACTTTTTGAAAT cgGAGCAATGTGCTGAATTTGTTCAATACTATAGCAATTTATATCCCAAAGAACTATCATCGTAA
- the LOC126761013 gene encoding vacuolar protein sorting-associated protein 8 homolog, whose amino-acid sequence MNELKAPSLQSLLESDRGSSDSLLAESLLDVDDLDDVEYSIPPSGELPTLESALSEFEADSDIGSELGVPAPAPTPTPSLAEEGGVRNGGAGGGGSIMRYAMMHGVSAQIASAADRVNAGFATACAVSTLIGIGTSHGHILNFDITQTLRWAHQDKHGQGAVSALSYNPDCTRLLAGYARGLVVMIDTQSGDVLRNLFDAITPNTGVLHLKWTSRPALALCSDSGGSVWSLSFTRKLGIRGCSSRCLFSGARGEVCTMEPLLIDSSHDLDQYCIIALATLSKYFIVTIRPRLKVIKYHALQGPADCLPVLAWQMVLIQAADTTRSFDPVLVVGRGNQLFFHQLFMTNGRISLLYLRHVQMQTNLLSVHWLGPKCVACMDISEILHLIDVRSSKELECIDMANAGLVYGSAQFKGLATGGNVSPALALAGTHACYNSLMSRGTQLYILGARSLHMIAVRTWTERISYLVKNQRWQEACDLALDGYRATAERPRRKAQAKERIIMLFKEYLAASARAPDYCLGPIVKCLITIGELELLWTQLWERLQNKSLYLQHITEHIENDNIHRVSPTISQALVDHWLEISPTKLEEIILKLDWTCLDLNQVLKAAKRYKLYRAQIYLNTHALNDYSSPLTELIPLVAQEPSGLGNALLVYISSCLAGRSYPSGEIPTDLVQNVKHEVLRCLTSLHSNTSVPNELPYPYLRALLKFDTRETLNVISLAFQEKEFNGELGFSHRKRIINILLEIMTPENTTWAEIGCLLNFIAQQISQQCLKPDTQLLEKVLNHLAKEKITNETTRQHSERESAWHELLINNCLDEISTDEEQLRLAKRAHCYYVEEYLLEKLQRYDDIVECYLNNDQRHDTMFSYMERHVQQPERKIYEQIEKHFKRMLEINAKETTRLVDFHFSAKIDKLLEVVQEDDQSLLTFLEHLHRRRFVLTAAQSAQLLALLCKFKPEEVDEFVRQCDEYRVDEALSLVLAYKLNKSAIYLYEKQANYHNAFELSVELLATLHGEAAATFAQEISDLCVRATNVLPKADCEQFWFTLLQQILPRDDLKSSTKHMLHLSSQYVDLPKLVQLVMNTRNVSGNFGDIKDLLMSMLSQSRLETDTMEKTLQVKCQDLANAFARKRSEAKRGLLVSAMRCAICQQRLYNQSDILVLGGCGHAVHDQCAATYNETVQSRLNNGDISQTTQAEKDAYNGIHVACPHCSAEMRNNFYNNIIKLSEPKPTVFALCDAAFNIQQEQQNVNQMGVLKLKAPPRKFTCN is encoded by the exons ATGAACGAACTGAAAGCACCGTCTCTACAATCGCTCTTGGAGTCGGATCGTGGATCTAGTGACAGTTTGCTTGCCGAATCGCTTCTTGATGTGGACGAT TTGGATGATGTGGAATATTCAATTCCTCCCAGTGGTGAATTGCCGACCTTAGAGTCGGCATTAAGTGAATTTGAAGCTGATTCGGACATAGGTTCGGAATTGGGCGTACCAGCACCAGCACCTACACCAACGCCCTCATTAGCAGAGGAGGGTGGAGTACGCAATGGTGGTGCAGGCGGAGGCGGTTCCATAATGCGTTATGCCATGATGCACGGTGTATCTGCACAAATTGCGTCAGCTGCT GATCGGGTAAATGCTGGTTTTGCAACTGCGTGCGCTGTGTCAACCTTAATCGGCATTGGTACCTCACATGGTCACATTCTCAATTTCGACATAACACAGACACTACGTTGGGCACATCAGGACAAACACGGACAAGGTGCTGTATCAGCATTGTCCTATAATCCGGACTGTACACGTCTATTAGCTGGCTATGCACGTGGACTAGTTGTAATGATTGACACACAATCCGGCGACGTTTTACGCAATCTATTTGACGCGATTACTCCAAATACTGGAGTTCTGCATTTAAAATGGACCTCTAGACCGGCACTTGCGCTGTGCTCCGATTCAGGAGGTTCAGTATGGTCGTTGAGCTTCACAAGAAAGTTGGGCATACGTGGTTGCTCCTCTCGCTGTCTTTTCAGTGGAGCACGTGGAGAAGTTTGTACCATGGAACCATTGTTGATAGATAGTTCGCATGACTTAGATCAATATTGCATTATTGCACTCGCCACTTTATCCAAATACTTTATTGTAACCATACGTCCACGTCTTAAAGTGATTAAGTATCACGCACTTCAGGGGCCAGCTGATTGTTTACCCGTATTGGCATGGCAAATGGTTCTAATACAAGCAGCAGATACTACACGATCTTTTGATCCAGTTCTTGTAGTAGGGCGCGGCAATCAGTTGTTTTTCCATCAACTTTTTATGACAAATGGGCGTATTTCTTTACTGTACTTGCGGCATGTACAAATGCAGACAAATTTATTATCGGTTCATTGGTTGGGCCCAAAGTGTGTCGCATGCATGGATATATCGGAAATACTACATCTAATAGATGTACGTTCCAGCAAAGAACTTGAATGTATTGATATGGCTAATGCAGGATTAGTATATGGTTCAGCGCAATTCAAAGGACTTGCGACCGGCGGTAATGTGTCACCTGCTTTAGCTTTGGCCGGCACACATGCGTGTTACAACTCCCTAATGTCACGAGGCACACAATTGTACATTTTGGGTGCACGATCCTTGCATATGATTGCTGTGCGTACATGGACAGAGCGCATTAGCTACTTG GTGAAAAATCAAAGATGGCAAGAAGCATGTGATCTTGCGTTAGATGGTTATCGCGCCACTGCGGAGCGTCCCAGACGTAAAGCACAAGCAAAAGAGCGTATCATTATGCTTTTCAAAGAGTATTTGGCTGCATCGGCTAGAGCGCCTGATTACTGTCTGGGGCCTATTGTGAAGTGTCTGATCACAATAGGTGAACTGGAATTGCTATGGACACAATTGTGGGAGCGCTTACAAAACAAAAGCCTTTATCTACAACATATCACCGAGCACATAGAAAACGATAATATTCATCGTGTCAGCCCAACAATTTCGCAAGCATTAGTAGATCATTGGCTAGAAATATCACCAACAAAATTAGAAGAAATTATACTTAAACTTGACTGGACCTGCCTTGATTTAAATCAAGTGCTGAAGGCAGCCAAACGTTATAAGCTTTATCGCGCACAAATCTACCTCAATACACATGCACTTAACGACTACTCCAGTCCGCTTACGGAATTGATACCTTTAGTAGCGCAAGAACCATCGGGTCTAGGGAACGCGCTACTCGtgtacatatcaagttgcctggCGGGACGTAGTTATCCAAGTGGTGAAATACCCACCGATTTGGTTCAAAATGTCAAACACGAGGTCCTACGCTGCTTAACTTCGCTACATTCAAATACTAGTGTACCGAATGAACTGCCATATCCTTACTTGCGTGCGCTACTAAAATTCGATACTAGAGAAACCTTAAATGTGATTTCGTTAGCTTTTCAGGAGAAGGAATTTAATGGTGAACTCGGCTTCTCGCATCGCAAACGGATAATAAACATACTTTTAGAAATAATGACACCTGAAAACACAACG tgGGCGGAGATCGGTTGCCTTCTGAATTTCATCGCCCAGCAAATATCCCAACAATGTTTAAAACCCGACACTCAGCTGCTGGAGAAAGTGCTCAATCACTTggcgaaagaaaaaataactaaCGAAACTACACGGCAACATTCTGAACGCGAAAGTGCATGGCATGAACTGCTCATCAACAATTGTCTAGACGAAATTAGTACGGATGAGGAACAGTTGCGTCTGGCGAAACGCGCACACTGCTACTATGTGGAAGAATACCTACTGGAGAAGCTGCAGCGTTACGATGATATTGTTGAATGTTATCTAAATAATGATCAGCGTCATGACACCATGTTCAGCTATATGGAGCGGCATGTTCAACAACCAGAGCGTAAAATTTACGAACAAATTGAGAAACACTTCAAACGTATGCTGGAAATAAACGCCAAGGAAACAACGCGTTTAGTAGATTTCCACTTTAGTGCGAAAATTGACAAATTACTCGAAGTGGTGCAAGAAGATGATCAATCATTATTAACTTTTCTAGAGCATTTACATAGACGACGATTTGTTTTAACTGCCGCGCAAAGTGCACAATTGCTAGCACTTTTATGCAAGTTTAAACCAGAAGAAGTCGACGAATTTGTGCGTCAATGCGACGAGTATCGTGTAGATGAGGCGCTAAGCTTAGTCTTAGCGTATAAACTGAACAAATCGGCCATATATCTATATGAAAAGCAAGCCAACTATCACAATGCATTCGAGTTATCCGTAGAATTATTGGCTACATTACATGGAGAAGCGGCCGCTACTTTTGCCCAAGAAATAAGCGATTTGTGTGTACGTGCCACAAATGTGCTTCCAAAAGCGGATTGCGAACAGTTTTGGTTTACGCTCCTACAGCAGATATTGCCACGTGATGACCTCAAATCCAGCACAAAGCATATGTTACATTTATCGTCACAGTATGTCGACTTACCAAAACTGGTGCAACTTGTGATGAACACCCGTAATGTATCGGGAAATTTCGGTGATATTAAAGACTTACTAATGAGTATGTTGTCACAATCTCGTCTCGAGACAGATACCATGGAGAAAACGCTGCAAGTCAAATGTCAAGATCTAGCAAACGCTTTTGCACGTAAACGTTCCGAGGCTAAGCGCGGTCTGCTAGTGTCGGCAATGCGTTGTGCCATTTGCCAACAACGTTTGTATAACCAAAGTGATATACTTGTCCTAGGCGGCTGTGGACATGCTGTCCATGACCAATGTGCAGCAACATATAATGAAACAGTGCAATCGCGCTTGAATAACGGTGATATTTCGCAAACGACGCAAGCGGAGAAAGATGCATATAATGGTATTCATGTTGCATGTCCGCATTGCTCAGCGGAAATGagaaacaatttttacaataatataattaaactaTCAGAACCTAAGCCTACAGTGTTTGCGCTGTGTGATGCGGCTTTTAAtatacaacaagaacaacaaaatgtaAATCAAATGGGTGTATTGAAATTAAAAGCGCCACCACGAAAGTTTACTTgcaactaa
- the LOC126761016 gene encoding adenosine 5'-monophosphoramidase HINT3 produces MLPQKQLNAKKYIILLGLCVLAFLPFLRFIITGSSNMGHCIFCEISAGKQPNTVIDFENEDFVIFKDIKPSSTYHYLAVPKRHVESLKSLTKNDIGLVNSMEQGLMSFFEKNNITTTDALFGFHLPPFITVKHLHMHGIAPRSTMSFVHRMMFKTGSAWFKTVEEARQYLQEKA; encoded by the exons ATGTTGCCTCAAAAACAACTGAATGCCAAAAAATACATCATTTTGCTGGGTCTCTGTGTGCTGGCATTTCTACCATTTCTACGATTTATCATAACTGGTTCGTCGAATATGGGGCACTGTATATTTTGTGAGATTTCTGCGGGAAAACAACCAAATACTGTgattgattttgaaaatgagGACTTTGTTATATTCAAAGACATAAAGCCGTCATCAACTTATCATTACTTGGCTGTTCCAAAGCGGCACGTAGAGAGTTTGAAGTCACTGACAAAGAATGATATAGGATTAG TGAACAGCATGGAACAAGGTCTAATGTCGTTTTTTGAAAAGAATAATATCACCACAACAGATGCTTTATTTGGTTTTCACCTACCGCCTTTCATTACCGTAAAACACTTGCATATGCATGGAATAGCTCCGCGATCCACGATGTCCTTTGTACATAGGATGATGTTCAAAACTGGATCCGCGTGGTTCAAAACG gTTGAAGAGGCGCGACaatatttgcaagaaaaagCATAG
- the LOC126761015 gene encoding uncharacterized protein LOC126761015 yields the protein MTGAEYLQVYLYVHIFICTVNEYTMELTRILVNLIITVVNFGVSTSSLYEEKGAAGQTLPKAATFHFPEYAYKETSKNEILYHEFETACERNTLCENLEAVMKKSCVRRCISYTCYQDIYGFDELEEGEIDVRLNSFKGCVIQRTGKNHRRYPSTQGLLFNRFDLGEFFFNVQWKLTNFLKNML from the exons ATGACAGGCGCCGAATATTTACAAGTTTatttgtatgtgcatatttttatatgcacaGTAAACGAATATACAATGGAGTTGACACGGATATTGGTTAATTTGATAATAACTGTAGTGAATTTTGGTGTTTCTACATCGAGTCTCTACGAAGAAAAAGGTGCTGCTGGTCAAACATTGCCAAAGGCAGCAACATTTCACTTTCCTGAGTATGCCTACAAGGAGACTAGCAAAAAT GAAATTCTATATCACGAATTCGAGACAGCATGTGAACGGAACACCCTATGTGAAAATTTGGAAGCTGTCATGAAGAAATCATGTGTGCGGCGTTGTATTTCGTATACCTGCTACCAGGATATTTACGGATTCGATGAG CTTGAAGAGGGCGAGATTGACGTTCGTCTGAATTCTTTTAAAGGATGTGTAATTCAGCGCACTGGAAAAAACCATCGCCGTTATCCGAGCACACAGGGATTATTATTTAACCGCTTCGATTTAGGAGAGTTTTTCTTCAATGTGCAGTGGAAATTAaccaattttctcaaaaatatgctttag
- the LOC126761891 gene encoding arrestin domain-containing protein 17, whose product MPRKLLKFLIIFDNTSLLYFPGQFLSGRVLIELQDDTPALGLHFHVVGEGVVRAGTARQERTYDKENYIDFRMRLLGDVDQGPSVLSPGIHSFPFKLGLPVGLPSTFLGRYGWIQYYCKAALREPNGLIHKNHQVFIVMNPIDLNLERPILSQPFTCEIEHKLGVACVGGGKVVARVALDRGGYVPGESILITAYISNHSNVTIKRTKASLTETIEYLARGKVVQTEKRALATLARGKIRPGGKDEWQNDSLYVPPLPPTNLHGCHLIKISYDVFFVIEPKSLEKEIKLQLPIVLATYPFRNNGNDVSNTWPDSVLKPDTHYPSTLPIFRPWLHEKPEPN is encoded by the exons atgccACGAAAACTCTTGAAATTCCTCATAATCTTCGATAATACATCACTCTTGTATTTCCCTGGCCAATTTCTATCCGGTCGCGTACTTATCGAACTACAAGATGACACACCCGCGCTGGGTCTGCACTTTCACGTTGTCGGCGAAGGTGTAGTACGCGCAGGTACCGCACGGCAGGAGCGTACTTATGACAAAGAGAATTATATTGATTTCCGTATGCGACTATTGGGCGATGTGGATCAAGGACCCTCAGTGCTCTCGCCTGGCATACACAGTTTTCCATTTAAATTGGGTCTGCCCGTGGGTTTGCCATCCACGTTTTTAGGACGTTATGGTTGGATACAGTACTATTGCAAGGCGGCCTTGCGTGAACCGAACGGACTGATACACAAAAATCATCAAGTATTCATAGTGATGAATCCGATCGATCTAAATTTGGAGCGTCCGATTCTGTCG caACCATTTACGTGTGAGATCGAGCACAAACTTGGCGTGGCCTGTGTGGGCGGCGGCAAAGTTGTTGCGCGAGTGGCACTCGATCGTGGCGGCTACGTGCCGGGGGAGAGCATATTGATTACCGCATACATTTCGAATCACAGTAATGTGACGATTAAACGGACAAAGGCCTCACTAACCGAG ACCATTGAATACTTGGCACGTGGGAAAGTGGTGCAAACGGAGAAACGCGCATTGGCCACTTTGGCGCGTGGCAAAATTCGTCCAGGCGGTAAGGATGAGTGGCAAAACGATAGTTTGTATGTACCACCGTTGCCGCCGACAAATCTGCATGGCTGCCATTTGATAAAAATCTCCTACGATGTGTTTTTCGTAATCGAGCCGAAATCTTTGGAGAAAGAAATCAAATTGCAGCTGCCCATAGTTTTAGCTACATATCCATTTCGCAATAACGGCAATGATGTTTCGAATACTTGGCCAGATTCAGTGTTAAAACCGGACACACATTACCCGTCAACGTTGCCTATCTTTCGTCCGTGGTTGCATGAGAAGCCCGAACCCAATTGA